One Nicotiana tomentosiformis chromosome 4, ASM39032v3, whole genome shotgun sequence genomic window carries:
- the LOC138909417 gene encoding uncharacterized protein encodes MAVTQYEMRFSELAHHAIWFVPTERERIRRFISSLNYQLRLLMTPEYASSVKFDEVVDIARRLEFVRSQEREERESKRPRGSSCFSGVPSRGQSHHSRGHPYRHAQMACPAHRGASASHGAYSARLGQSSFSALPAQISYLSYLLMFLKAVPRVIRSSNSITREVVSSAGT; translated from the coding sequence ATggctgtgacccagtatgagatgaggttttcagagttggctcatcaTGCGATCTGGTTTGTAcccacagagagggagaggattagaagGTTCATTAGTAGCCTCAATTATCAGTTACGTTTATTAATGACTCCGGAGTATGCATCAAGTGTGAAGTTCGATGAGGTAGTTGATATTGCTCGACGGTTAGAGTTTGTCCgcagtcaggagcgtgaggagagggagtccaagaggcctcgtggttcgagttgttttagtggtgttccttctagggGTCAGTCACATCACagcaggggtcatccttataggcacGCTCAGATGGCTTgcccagctcatcgtggtgcatcagctagccacggtgcTTACAGTGCTCGTCTgggtcagtcatcattcagtgcattgccAGCGCAGATTTCTTACCTGTCTTATCTGCTCATGTTTCTAAAGGcagttcctcgggttatcaggagtagCAACTCCATCAcaagagaggttgtttcgagtgcagggACTTGA